In the Henningerozyma blattae CBS 6284 chromosome 8, complete genome genome, one interval contains:
- the PEX3 gene encoding Pex3p (similar to Saccharomyces cerevisiae PEX3 (YDR329C); ancestral locus Anc_5.372), with product MTNRNQRLINRRPINGRYFRIFKIGFFMTIFSTGSLMVVMYFVRKWLKENKERRIEEKMMRERIIKRYEETQNDSIKVLMGLIPVFNKVIEKNDDKNDLNELIESIKLEKDKQMKSKIWNELKIKSIIRMIINCYMISSLMLFIKLQLNILTRREYVSTSIELIKLRDEAERQRKRSTNDRWFNKVINLMNWNDTTSIAKENKSLATDKGKDINEQAFLSLSWWIINIGWKYYYDIISIEVENEFNDEIIKVYEEISPEEFKIKIDKIFVNINSKLFIRTKVETSVNATVPENIDINNNNNNNNNNKNNKNNKNNKNNKNNNNSDLIMKIFLPVEEEQLQLLLRQTIEGDNKQDISLLKELMDEIEMILYSESSELVLKELINESELLCFEKIRETLEENKKSSYKLAEFVSLLSKKKLNDYEYVNRLDAVNSLEELSANVYSNFQF from the coding sequence ATGACCAATAGGAATCAAAGATTAATTAATCGCAGACCAATAAATGGTagatattttagaatttttaaaattggcTTCTTCATGACAATTTTTAGTACAGGGTCGTTAATGGTGGTGATGTATTTCGTCAGGAAATGGttgaaagaaaataaagaacGTCGAATTGAGGAAAAAATGATGCGTGAACGAATTATTAAACGATATGAAGAGACACAGAATGATTCCATAAAGGTCTTAATGGGATTGATTCCTGTTTTTAATAAggttattgaaaaaaatgatgataagaatgatttgaatgaattaattgaaagtATTAAATTAGAGAAAGATAAGCAGATGAAAAGTAAAATTTggaatgaattaaaaattaaaagtataattcgaatgataataaattgttaTATGATTTCGTCATTAATGTTATTTATTAAgttacaattaaatatactAACTCGTCGAGAATACGTTAGTACCTCTATTGAATTAATCAAATTGCGTGACGAGGCTGAAAGACAAAGGAAAAGGAGCACTAATGATAGGTGGTTTAACAaggtaataaatttaatgaattggAATGATACTACAAGTATCGcaaaggaaaataaaagtcTGGCTACTGATAAGGgtaaagatattaatgaaCAAGCGTTTTTGTCCCTATCGTGGtggattattaatatcggatggaaatattattatgatataatttctatagaagtagaaaatgaatttaatgatGAGATTATTAAAGTTTATGAGGAAATCAGTCCcgaagaatttaaaataaagattgataaaatttttgtaaatattaattcaaaactTTTCATTAGAACTAAAGTAGAAACAAGTGTAAATGCTACTGTTcctgaaaatattgatattaataataataataataataataataataataaaaataataaaaataataaaaataataaaaataataaaaataataataatagtgacttgataatgaaaatatttttacctGTAGAAGAGgaacaattacaattacTATTAAGACAAACTATTGAAGGAGATAACAAGCAAGATATTTCATtgttaaaagaattaatggATGAAATAGAAATGATTCTTTATAGTGAAAGCAGTGAGCTTGtattgaaagaattgatTAATGAAAGTGAACTTTTatgttttgaaaaaattaggGAAACtcttgaagaaaataaaaagagtAGTTATAAATTGGCAGAATTTGTAAGTTTATTGAGTAAAAAGAAGCTTAATGATTATGAATATGTGAATCGGTTAGATGCTGTTAATTCTTTAGAAGAATTGAGTGCTAATGTCTATagtaattttcaattttaa